In Granulicella tundricola MP5ACTX9, the following are encoded in one genomic region:
- a CDS encoding Rap1a/Tai family immunity protein, producing MLLPLALLAGLYSQNTDPTPMAQTSGLGLYQSCQLTTKPENSLSENDHLRYVTCVVFVTAITMGYEMGTKTRCVAAGTTNTQLGIIVYKYLDDHPEMLNLDPGTLTIRAVRQAFPCPVKH from the coding sequence ATGCTTCTACCTTTAGCGCTACTTGCTGGTCTTTACTCGCAAAATACCGACCCTACGCCCATGGCTCAAACGTCAGGTCTGGGCCTATATCAAAGCTGCCAGCTGACAACGAAACCTGAAAACTCACTCTCCGAAAACGACCATCTGCGATACGTCACCTGTGTGGTCTTCGTAACAGCCATCACTATGGGCTATGAGATGGGAACGAAAACCCGCTGTGTAGCAGCTGGAACGACCAACACTCAACTTGGGATAATCGTTTACAAATACCTGGACGATCATCCCGAGATGTTGAATCTAGACCCTGGCACTCTGACGATAAGAGCCGTGCGGCAAGCGTTTCCTTGCCCTGTCAAGCATTAG